The stretch of DNA GCGTTTACAACTAATAAGTTAAATGCCTGGTACGTTCTTTGTTAAATCATTTACGGCAAATCAACTACTTTCTGAGCATTGTTTACATTACCGGCAACGTCTGTAAGATTTGCTGTTACATCAGCAGCAAAAGCAGTATCATTTGCGCCATCGGTGTTTGCTACTGTTAATTCAGTATTTGCAGCGTTCCAGGTAAAGGTCAATGTTCCTGACACTTTTGCCGCATCTATCGCAGTCTCAACAGCAGTCTTGCCAGCAGCAGATAATGCTTCAGAGAATGTAACCTTAGCAGAATCACCATGCGCAATCTGTGCTGTTATAGCAGTTGCGACAGTCGGCAGAACACCATCAGTTACAGTAACGGTAATGTAGTCAGAATATGCACCTGAAGAAGCGATCACGCGGAATTTCGCACTGTCCTTGGTGAATGTGGTATCGCCACCAACTTCAGTTACACTAACTGCTCCACCAGCAACCGCAACAGTATCGGTTGCCATACCGGTCACACCGTCCATAGGAGCGAGTAAAGTTGTTTCAGTACCACTTAAGGAATATCCACCGAACTGGTCAGTGACCCATACAAAAACGTCCTGAGCTCCGCTTTGGTCGGCATTGTTATATCCAGCAGCATTTGCTACGGTGTACTCTTCAACATCCTTGGTTGTCGTGGCTTTAGCATTAGTAACGCTCGGTGTAACATTCTTGAATGTAACAGAAACTGCCTGAGAAGCATCCTTGGAAATCGTTACATCTTTAGACAGAGTTTTCACGGTGTCGGCAGCATTGACAATCACTGTCAACTTAGCAGTGACATCTTTGTCAGCAACAACTACGTTATTAGTATCAATGTAGTATTTGCCATTTACCAGCCCAGTTACAACTTGAGCATTATCAGTAGCTACGCTAACTATACTCGATACAGGAACTGTATAAGTATTGCCACTGGCATCAGTAGCCGTTACTTTGATCTCCTTAGCGTATCCGGCGTCAACAGCGGCTGCATCAACAGCAGCAGCTCCTGCATTATGGTACAGTGTCGGGATATCACCTATGCTGTAAGTTACAGTCCCACTGTCGTTCTTAGCAACTGTAAAGGTGTAGGCTTTTTCTGCCACAGCCACACCGTCTTTCATCAGCTGAGCTTTAACAGTAGCAGTACCTTCCTTCAGCGCAGTAGCTACAACGCTTACAGTAGTAATATCCGCATCATCAGTTTTATTCAAGGAAACTACAGTGTTGTCAGTGGTAACGTAATGAACACTCCAGGAAGCGCTGTCTACTGCCGCATTACCATACTGATCTTTGCAATCGAATTGCAATGTCTGAGTTGCACCGACTAACATATTGTTACTTACAGTAGTATCTTTCTTAGTGTCGATAGTTGTTGGAGTTGCTGCATCATTAGCTGTTACTGTCACTTGTGCTTTCTGGCCAGAAGCATTTACAGTAATAGTAACGACTGAAGATGCACCCATAACCGCTGAGGCGGCAGGAGTGATTTTTACGCAATCTTCGTATCCAGCATCAGCAGTAAAAATAACGGTGGCACCGACAACCTGGCTGTTATCTGCAGTTACAGTGTAATCAGCAGCATTCAGATCCTTGGTCGCAATAGCTGTGCCATACTTGTCAGCAACAGTTGCCTTAATGTATATGGGAGTTATAGCTCCGGCAGCAAACGATGCTGAATTTTTTTCCAGAGTTATTGAGTATGGTGCACTAGTATCTTCGTTAATTGTGATGTCAATGTTACTGCTTTCTCCAGAAGCCGGGCAAAGTGCTGTCAGCTTAACCGTGCCAGCTTTCAGGAACGCACTGATGATAATTTTGTTGTTGGCATCAACCGAGACATTAGCAGCAGGCAGAATGGTTTCGTCTGAAGACTTGAAAATCACACCATTGCCTACATCACCAGTAACAAGTTTGCAATCTTCATTTAAGGTGTTTTTCGCGGTATAAGTTACTTCAACATTCTTAGTGCCAGTAGGGGTGAACATGGTTTTGCCTGTAGGCAGCTGTGCTGCACCTAATGTTACACTAGAAACGGTTGCTGTATTGACTACTTCTAAAGTCTTGGTAGCCTTAACACTACCGTACATAACTGTGACAACAACCTGGTCTTTAAGAGTAGCACCTGCTGCATTTAATTGGAATTTGCCAACTACTTGGTTGATTGTAGCATTTGCGGTTGTGTCAAAAGCAGTGATAGTTAATTTTGCGTCAGAAGCGGAAATGGTTGATTCTGTACCATACTGATTTGTGAACTTAATTGTGAGTGGTGCAGTTGCTGATTTCTGAAGAGCGTTGTTCGCAATCTCAATGGATTGAACTGTTTCAGCAGCAACGGTAGTGGTTGCGGTATCTTTACCAGCTTCCAAATCCAACCCAGAAACTGTTACAGTATAATCTCCAGCAATGAAATTGCCAGATGTTTTTTCTAAAGTTGCTACGGTTTTGTCATCATTCCATGTAGCAGCTTTTACATCCTCAGCAACAGTACCCCTTTTAACCGAGAAAACGGCTTTACTGGTATCGGTTACGGGAGCACTGAATGTTACCGCTAACTTATTAGCGTTAATAGCACTAAAGCTTCTGGTTTCCTGTATATTAAAAACCCCGAAAACCCGCATGGGACAAGGGCTTGAGGGGTTTGTTAACTTTTCATTGTGGTCTTAATGGATATAATTATTAGCAGGTTCCATAAGGTTAGGAGAAATTAGATAATTATTCATAATAGATTTTCTTATAAATCACTGATATGCTACACTTTTTTCGTAAAGAACCTCGGGATCAATATCTGCTTGATTGCTCCACTCTATGCTATCAAAACTCACCCGAACCGATCTAAATAAATTCTTGTCTTTTAATTCCCTAAAAATTCCTTTGTTCAGATAAGGCGTCATATCAAATAACCTTTTTTCTCCGTTTTCAAAGGTTAAAAGCAGTCTATAGCTCTCCAAAGGTTCAACTCCTACTACAGACACATACATAATTCATCACCTCTATTTCAAAGGTTCAATTTTAAACGGCAATTCGCTATTCATTGCCAACACCCAGTTTGCCAATAAATCTTCCTGTCTTAATTCTGCCCAAGCAAGGACAAGTTTAAGCTGTTTTTTAGGGAGACTCCCATTAGTTAGTTCACAAGTATTTATATCAATTATCGCCTTATGCTTCCCATAATATGCATGAAAGTGAGGCGGGTTATGCTCACCAGGGGCGCAATACATTCTTATAATTATCCCATAAAACATACAAATGGTCGGCATTATATCACCTTTTTCCCTACAATACTCCACATCTATTATACCATAAAAACACACTCGTGGAATAAATATTTTTACTGGTTTCTTAAGAGCGTTTCCACTTCCCGCTTAAACCCATACTTCATCAGGTATTCCACTAACGCCCCTTCCATTACTCCCCTTAAAGCGACCTTCTTTTCTTTGCTAAATTCCACAGCCAGCTTGGCGACAACCTCGCTCATATAAATGGCCTTAGTCCTTACCTCCCCTGGAACAGCGTAACGTGGAATGATGCCATCCTCCCTGGTGCCGGTGATTAGCTGATATAGTTCATCCCGGTTTTCATAGAGGAAGCGGAGGAAGGGCAAATATTCCCCAAGCCCTTCCGGTATTTCCCCGTTATTTAGTTGAGCAGTTGGTCCCGGTATTGGCTCTGGCATTGATTGACTGACCGGCTCCGGCACATCAATCCTGCCCACCGTCTTAACGTAGTTGTTTTTATGGACGTTCCACTCGTAGCCCTTGGTTTTCATATACTCAGCCATTTCCTTGTGGTCTTGAAAGCCCTCCTGCTTGGCCACCAGCCTGGGGTCTGCTCCTTCCATCTCAAAGGCGGTAATGATGCTGGCTACCTTGGTGGGTGCGTAGCTTTTGGGGTCCGGTTTTTCCAGTCTGTTCCGCATAGGAAAATACTGACCCTGCTGGCTGTCAAAGGCAAAATTCTTCCGGCGCATGTACATATCAAGGCTCTTCCAACTCTTGTACTTCAGCTCTGCCGCCACTTCATCCCTGGTTTTAAACTTTAACATTTCAATAATCTGCTTAACCTTCTCATCATAAATTGGCTTTTTCATGGTGTTTCTCCTTCCCTACAAAAGATTAACCGCTTCAGTAAGCTTGCCCGTGTCCTGGTGCAGGTATCTGGATGTTACCCGAAGGCTTGAATGGCCCAGGAGTTTTTGGATACTGACCACCGAGGCCCCCTTCTCCAGTAGGTTCGAGCCAAAGGAGTGCCTAAGCACATGAGCGCTGATGGTTTTACTCCAGCCCAACTGTTCTACCGCATCATGGATGCAGCGATTGATATAACTGTCGGAAACCTTGCCGGTTCTAGCCAATGCAAAGAAGCGGTCGGAATCCGCCTTCCGGATGTGCTTTAGGTAATGGGTGAGAATCTGGTGGAGTTTATCATTGATGGGCACATCCCGATCCTTGCCGCCCTTGCCGTCAATGATGTGCAGCACTTTGCCTTCTAAATCCACGTCATTCAGTTTCAAATTTATCATTTCCGAAATCCGACCGCCGGTATAAAACATGGCTTGGACTACAGTTTTAATGACTGGTTGCTCAATGGCGGCTACCAATTCTCTCAGTTCATCCTCGGTGATAAACTCCCGCTCCTTTTGCTTGATTTTCACCGGCTCCAAAAGGCTGGCGATGTTCTTGGTGCAGAGGTCTTTCTTGCAGCAGTAATTGTAAAAGCTGCGTAAAATATATAACGACCGGCTCCTGCTGGCTGATGCTGAGCCTCTTTCCTTTTCATAGAGCAAATAGTCCTCCAAATCCTGCAGCACAATATCTTCTAAATACACCGGGCAGTTGTGCTTGACAGTCAAGAAGTTATTAAACCCTTTCAATTCTATGGCATAGCCCCGGATGGTTTCCTGCGATCTATCAATAAGGTGCATGTACTTTGCAAAACCCTCGATTGCTTGGTTTAAGAGCATTTCTCTCCCTCCTTTGGTAGGTAGCATATTACCGTTACATTGGGATAACATCAAGTTATAATTACCTAAAGATTTAACAAGAAAAGTTAAGTATTCGGGCGTTAAAAAAAAAGAAGCCCCGGACTGGTTTTCGTCCAAGGCTTTTATCTTCAAGGCGGCGGGTGTTTTTCCAATAATAATGCCGCCATCCTCTCAATTAAGGCAGCGGCATAGGCTCCGTTTACGGTTTTTCCTTCCCTGGCGTTTTGTTGCCAGTATTCAGGTGTATTAATTATTCCTTTGGCCACTAGAATCTTTAAGGCTTCTGCCAATTCATCCCTGGGCTGTTCGGTCAATGACTTCTTGAAAGTATGCCACCTGGCCCAGTTGTTTTCCCGCATGGTACCGGGGCAGATTTTCCGGCTGGCGTCATAGTGCCTGACCACCCTTTCCGGTGGAATGAAGTATTTGCCCATCAGGTGTTTGACCAGCTCCACCGTGTTGGCCACTGCCTTTTCGTAATCCCCGTCAGCGTTAATGCAAATTTCTACTCCGATGGAATTGCTGTTGGTAATGCCATATTTCCCGCCACCGTCACCGCAGTGCCAGGAAGCTTGGGAATCCTCCACCAGCTGCAGTATGCTCTTATCATCCACAAAGTAGTGGGCTGAGGCTTGCCGATCTCCACCGTTAAAATATTTATAGTGAGCCTCCGCATCAGCTCCTGCCCGTGGATTGCCGGTATCGTGAACGACAATGTACTTGATAGACTGGCCGTTCCTGCTAGAGTGGTTATATTTTATAAGCTTCTTATTTATGTGCAGCATGTTGTCCCTCCTTGTCTTCTTTCAGGTTCAGCAATACCGATTTCAATTTTTCCGGTATAGGCAACCCAACCCTGGCGGCGTTTTCCATAATGCTCAAGCCTTCATTGGACAGGTAGAAAAATATCACAGCGGTACGAACGGCACTGCCCTTTTCAATCAGATAGTAATCGATAATGTGACCTATGCCCACCAAGGAAAATATGAGTACCTTTTTGAAAATCCCCCGAAAGCCGATCTCACTGGAAAGTTTCTTTTCGATAACTGCCACCATCAGGCCGGTAATGTAGTCAATGGCCACAAAAGCCACTAAGGCTAATACTAAACCGTCATAGCCACCCAAGAACCAACCGATATAGCCGCCAATAGCGGTAAAAGCCAGCTGCAGGGTATGAATGATATCTTTCATGCAATCGTCCTTCTTTCATAAAAAATAGACACCTGTCAAAGATGTCCTTATCGTGTGCTTTCTGTTTTGAAGTCCCCCAGGGCCGCTTTTAACTTCTGGGGGAGGGTAGGAAGGTTGTTGCCGAATGTGACGTTCAGTTTGAAGCCACTGGCCTCATGGATTTCCTGCACTTCAGTAATCCTGGTATCCATGGTCACGTTCCAGTCCTTGTTTTGAACGGTCACAACATCCCCAACATCCCAATCCTGCTGATATTTAAATGGCCCAGCAGTTAAAACCTCGGCTTGAAAGGAAATGACCCGTTGATGCTCAGCCAACTTTGCTTCACCTTTTGCTGGCAGGTCAGCAGTATCTTTAACATCCCTGGCATCAACAAAGATAACGTGGCGATCCAGACCAGTAGCATCGCTGCCCAGCATCATGATTTCTCTATTGGCTCCCTCGTCTCGACCAGCTACGATTGCATAGTTACCAAAGCCCACCAAGCTATCAATAAATTCCTGACTTCTGATATTATCAAACTCTGGTGAGAAGATAACCAGCGGGTTTATTTGCTGGCTGGCGGAAAAATCCCTTCCATTGTATATGTCAAATACCCACTTCCTTGCATTGAAGTCCGGATAGATATGCCAACCAAGGCCGGTGAGTGTGCTTATCTGTTCCAGTTCATCAGCCAGGTTCTTGTATCGTGTTTGCCATTTAATGATTTCTCCCCTTTGCTGGTCATCACCAATCACAAGAAACGGAAATTCCATCTCCGATATCTGTAGACAGTTCCGCCGCACATAGTGTTTCATGACCGTTTCCGCATTGGCTTCCAGGATGTCGTAGGCTTGCCCGACAGGTGGGATGGTGATGCGCTGACTAAGGATAGTCCCCAATGCGTAACCCTTGATGGTGAGCATTTCTTCTCCCCGTTCACCTGCCTTGATTTCTTTGTGGCGGATGATGCCTACTTTCCCGGTATCTGCACCCAGCATAATCAGGTTGTTGATTTCAAGCTGCTCCGTATTTCGTACCTTCCGATTCGTGACCAGCTGGAATTCGCCAGGCGAGTGGTAGCTGCGGCAAAAGGTAAAGGAGAGATAGTTGTCTACCTCTCCCAATAAATCTAATCCCGGCGATAATATTCTAATCGGTTGCATAAAAAAACACCCCTCTCAAGGTGTTACTCCATTTCCGCTAATACCTGCTGCACTGCCGCTTTCAGGTTCCCCAGTGCCGGTACCTGCTCCACCGTGTAAACCCCGGCCAGTATGAGCGGCACCCATACGTTTTTAACTAGTGCCGAATTTCTATCAAAAGTCATTATGCTTCACCTCCTGCTAACAATATTGTCAGTTCCGCCATAGCCATCTGCAGCCCTTGGATTTGAACTTCAAGCTCTCGAAATTCAACAGCCGCAGGGGAATCTACATATTCCCACCAAACAGTCTCCGTTGCCTTGTCCGCCTTGATAATGGCGATCTTTCCTACTGGCTTCTCCTGCTCCGACAGCTTTTCCACCGCCACAGCTCTGGCCTTATCCGCCTCTGTCAAAACACTCTCATCGTAAACGATACTGCCGCTTTCAAATACATAAATCATATTAAAGCCCTCCCTTAATTTTTATCGTAACCTTCGATTCCAAAGGTCTGGGTTAGTTTTTCAATGTAGTAGCCGGTGGCCAGGTAGATATTGTGCTCGTCATCCACCTTGACATCTGCAATCTTCTCCACTGCCTTATAACGCCAGAATTCCTCCCCTTTTTCATTGAATTTAACCAAGGTCTTATCATTATCCCAGGCGTAAACAGCTCCGTCCAAACCTTGGACAGCCCGCAAATAGAAGTTGGTAATGTTAATATCGCTTACTTCAAAAGAGTGTATCTGCCCACCAGAATATTTATTGAATACCCTAATGTCATCGTCATAAACACCAAAGAGAAAATCTCCATGCCTACCAAATATCGCCCTTGCCGTACTGAAATATCGTATAGTCCGAAGGGTGTCGATATCGTACAACTTGTTGAAAGCCAATACAGTGCGGTCATCCCACAGATGCAGTTTACGAAAAACACCACTAGTACCAATTTCTCTTTTCTCTAAAAGAGTACCCTCCGGGGATATTTTGGCTAAATAGTCCTTGGAGCCGGAAGTGTAAAAATAAGTAATGCTAACAACAATTACCCCTTCGCTGTTTACCACTAAATCTGTTACCGCACCTGTTGTACCAGTTATGCTGCAGGACCACTGTTCCACCCCGTACGGGTTAAGTTTTTTCAAGGTTCGGTTGGTATCGGCAATATAAACATTCCCATTCTTATCGGCTTTGACAAAGTTCAAGGCAAGGTTATGACGATATACCCACTGCTGCTCACCCAGCGCATTGAACTTCCTTGCCGTCCAGTCATCACTGGCACCATAAAAGTTACCGGTTATATCCACATCAATGGAATTTACTACACCTTCAAATTGATGGGGGATAAAATCCGACCACTCTTTATCGGTAGATAAAATGCGGGCTGAATGCTGGCGCAGCACATAGATTTTTCCCTGCTCTTTATCAAGGCCAAAACCATTAATGGGGTTACCGCTAATGTTGTGATCCTCACGCCAGATAAAACCGGCCAGTTGATTATCCAGCTTGGTGATTTCCCGATTGGAGACGGTATAAATGTTGTTTTCGCTGTCGATGAATATATTGTATACGGTAGTTGTGTTGGCACTAGATCGTTCAAAAATTGGCTCGCCTGTTTGGTAGCTGTGTTTGCGCAGGGTATAGTAATTATCTATTGAGTAAAAATGGTTAGTGCCCGGCTCAATAGCTAAAGCATAGGCATTTCTGGAATTAGGTATGGTGTAAGAATATACCGTGCTCCCGTTACTTGGATTTAGTCTATAAATCTTATAACTTTGATCAGCCACAATAACTGTATTGCTGTTCACCGCTAAAGCGTATATATAGGAATTTAGGCTACTTGAAGTCCACATAACATTGCCATTGTTTCGGTTGAACTTCTTCACGTAATAAGTTGAGGATTCAGTAACTCCAATATGAACACCAGATGTTTCTACTGCGATACAGTAAGGAGAACCAATATTTGGAGTTTCCCAAATTAAGGTGCCGCCTAAAGCGTATTTATATAGGCTCGATCCCTGAGCAAGGAAATAGCTACCATCCGTAGCTGCCAAGTCTGGGATCATAAGAGCACTGGAGGTTGTGTGG from Desulfoscipio gibsoniae DSM 7213 encodes:
- a CDS encoding PQQ-binding-like beta-propeller repeat protein; the encoded protein is MSDLWLHGLGQISMGDTGVIPIEGLTPIIASDEIKGIGLPFAHHSLRTSSNRKGVNHYHDGKVYVLHSSGVNIYDAESGEVIADNVHTTSSALMIPDLAATDGSYFLAQGSSLYKYALGGTLIWETPNIGSPYCIAVETSGVHIGVTESSTYYVKKFNRNNGNVMWTSSSLNSYIYALAVNSNTVIVADQSYKIYRLNPSNGSTVYSYTIPNSRNAYALAIEPGTNHFYSIDNYYTLRKHSYQTGEPIFERSSANTTTVYNIFIDSENNIYTVSNREITKLDNQLAGFIWREDHNISGNPINGFGLDKEQGKIYVLRQHSARILSTDKEWSDFIPHQFEGVVNSIDVDITGNFYGASDDWTARKFNALGEQQWVYRHNLALNFVKADKNGNVYIADTNRTLKKLNPYGVEQWSCSITGTTGAVTDLVVNSEGVIVVSITYFYTSGSKDYLAKISPEGTLLEKREIGTSGVFRKLHLWDDRTVLAFNKLYDIDTLRTIRYFSTARAIFGRHGDFLFGVYDDDIRVFNKYSGGQIHSFEVSDINITNFYLRAVQGLDGAVYAWDNDKTLVKFNEKGEEFWRYKAVEKIADVKVDDEHNIYLATGYYIEKLTQTFGIEGYDKN
- a CDS encoding phage holin family protein encodes the protein MKDIIHTLQLAFTAIGGYIGWFLGGYDGLVLALVAFVAIDYITGLMVAVIEKKLSSEIGFRGIFKKVLIFSLVGIGHIIDYYLIEKGSAVRTAVIFFYLSNEGLSIMENAARVGLPIPEKLKSVLLNLKEDKEGQHAAHK
- a CDS encoding DUF4160 domain-containing protein, which translates into the protein MPTICMFYGIIIRMYCAPGEHNPPHFHAYYGKHKAIIDINTCELTNGSLPKKQLKLVLAWAELRQEDLLANWVLAMNSELPFKIEPLK
- a CDS encoding siphovirus ReqiPepy6 Gp37-like family protein, yielding MQPIRILSPGLDLLGEVDNYLSFTFCRSYHSPGEFQLVTNRKVRNTEQLEINNLIMLGADTGKVGIIRHKEIKAGERGEEMLTIKGYALGTILSQRITIPPVGQAYDILEANAETVMKHYVRRNCLQISEMEFPFLVIGDDQQRGEIIKWQTRYKNLADELEQISTLTGLGWHIYPDFNARKWVFDIYNGRDFSASQQINPLVIFSPEFDNIRSQEFIDSLVGFGNYAIVAGRDEGANREIMMLGSDATGLDRHVIFVDARDVKDTADLPAKGEAKLAEHQRVISFQAEVLTAGPFKYQQDWDVGDVVTVQNKDWNVTMDTRITEVQEIHEASGFKLNVTFGNNLPTLPQKLKAALGDFKTESTR
- a CDS encoding DUF2442 domain-containing protein, translated to MYVSVVGVEPLESYRLLLTFENGEKRLFDMTPYLNKGIFRELKDKNLFRSVRVSFDSIEWSNQADIDPEVLYEKSVAYQ
- a CDS encoding tyrosine-type recombinase/integrase; its protein translation is MLLNQAIEGFAKYMHLIDRSQETIRGYAIELKGFNNFLTVKHNCPVYLEDIVLQDLEDYLLYEKERGSASASRSRSLYILRSFYNYCCKKDLCTKNIASLLEPVKIKQKEREFITEDELRELVAAIEQPVIKTVVQAMFYTGGRISEMINLKLNDVDLEGKVLHIIDGKGGKDRDVPINDKLHQILTHYLKHIRKADSDRFFALARTGKVSDSYINRCIHDAVEQLGWSKTISAHVLRHSFGSNLLEKGASVVSIQKLLGHSSLRVTSRYLHQDTGKLTEAVNLL
- a CDS encoding peptidoglycan recognition protein family protein; amino-acid sequence: MLHINKKLIKYNHSSRNGQSIKYIVVHDTGNPRAGADAEAHYKYFNGGDRQASAHYFVDDKSILQLVEDSQASWHCGDGGGKYGITNSNSIGVEICINADGDYEKAVANTVELVKHLMGKYFIPPERVVRHYDASRKICPGTMRENNWARWHTFKKSLTEQPRDELAEALKILVAKGIINTPEYWQQNAREGKTVNGAYAAALIERMAALLLEKHPPP